From Proteiniborus sp. MB09-C3, the proteins below share one genomic window:
- a CDS encoding metalloregulator ArsR/SmtB family transcription factor, which translates to MKPNYEENSKIIKAISDPKRLQIIDILSCGERCACDILEHFDFTQPTLSHHMKILQESSLVNIRKDGLWNYYSLNLVQCNKILLFLMNLITDTEDCICKSKPNCKC; encoded by the coding sequence ATGAAACCTAATTACGAAGAAAATTCAAAAATCATTAAAGCCATATCAGATCCTAAAAGGCTACAGATAATTGATATATTATCTTGTGGTGAAAGATGTGCATGTGATATATTAGAGCACTTTGATTTTACCCAACCCACATTATCACATCATATGAAAATCTTACAGGAGTCTAGTTTAGTGAACATTAGAAAAGACGGATTATGGAACTACTATTCTTTAAACTTAGTGCAATGCAATAAAATACTTTTATTTTTGATGAATCTAATAACAGATACTGAAGATTGTATATGTAAAAGCAAGCCAAATTGTAAATGCTAA
- a CDS encoding H-type small acid-soluble spore protein: MNNKRAKEIFNSPNMINVTFNGIPVYIESVNEDNNTAKIRFFNQSNKIDEVSIINLVEH, translated from the coding sequence ATGAATAATAAACGCGCGAAAGAAATCTTTAATTCTCCAAATATGATTAATGTGACTTTCAATGGTATTCCTGTTTATATCGAATCAGTAAATGAAGATAATAATACAGCTAAAATTCGCTTCTTCAATCAGTCAAATAAAATTGATGAAGTATCTATCATAAATTTAGTAGAGCATTAA
- the arsD gene encoding arsenite efflux transporter metallochaperone ArsD — MKKMVIFDPAMCCPTGVCGPSVDPELLRVSRVINRLKRNNVEVERHNLTGNPQIFIDNKVINEILNKEGVEILPVTMVDGVIVKTKSYPTDEEFIKLLNIPADYLKLTIKRKPRRGCGCRDGCC, encoded by the coding sequence ATGAAAAAAATGGTTATTTTTGATCCTGCTATGTGCTGTCCAACCGGAGTTTGCGGTCCATCTGTAGACCCAGAATTACTAAGGGTATCTAGGGTAATAAATAGACTGAAGAGAAACAATGTAGAGGTTGAAAGACACAATCTTACTGGCAATCCACAAATATTTATAGATAACAAGGTAATAAATGAAATATTAAATAAAGAAGGTGTAGAGATATTGCCAGTTACTATGGTGGATGGTGTCATAGTGAAAACCAAATCTTATCCAACAGACGAAGAATTCATTAAACTATTAAATATTCCAGCAGATTATCTAAAATTGACTATAAAAAGAAAGCCACGAAGGGGTTGTGGTTGTAGAGATGGATGCTGCTAA
- a CDS encoding arsenate reductase ArsC translates to MKKKVAFICVHNSCRSQMAEGWAKKLGSDVLEVYSAGTENYPEVKPLAIHVMGEAGVDMSTHYPKLLKDIPEEVDYLITMGCNVVCPYVPCSHSEDWGITDPLGGPIEDYRKTRDIIKEKVEKLIKKVENSNS, encoded by the coding sequence ATGAAGAAGAAAGTTGCTTTTATATGCGTTCATAATTCATGCCGCTCTCAAATGGCAGAAGGATGGGCAAAAAAATTAGGCAGTGATGTACTGGAAGTATATTCAGCTGGAACAGAAAACTATCCGGAAGTAAAGCCATTAGCCATCCATGTAATGGGAGAAGCAGGAGTGGATATGAGTACACATTATCCAAAGCTATTGAAAGACATTCCAGAAGAAGTAGATTATCTTATTACAATGGGATGTAATGTAGTGTGTCCATATGTACCATGTAGTCATAGTGAAGATTGGGGCATAACAGACCCATTAGGTGGTCCAATAGAAGACTACAGGAAAACTAGAGATATCATAAAGGAAAAAGTTGAAAAATTAATTAAAAAGGTGGAAAATAGCAATAGCTAG
- a CDS encoding RluA family pseudouridine synthase: MKESENVIIFDIKSSGLTIEEVLKQNYGISGRLFRRLQKNQQIYLNSKMAKSNATVKKGDKVTIHMEDEVENSIPVDIPIDIIYEDLDFVILNKQPNIVVHPTKSHQDDTIANGVAYYFNKNNINKKVRFINRLDMGTSGVLVIAKNSFTHQQMSKQMEEGTIEKKYLAIVNGIVEKEEEIINLPIGKEENEPMIRSVMKNGQEAITKYKVIERLKEATLLEVEIETGRTHQIRVHMKHIGHPIIGDELYNESSELINRQALHAFEFKFIHPRTGAEKEINASLPDDMEALLLKLRA; this comes from the coding sequence ATGAAAGAAAGCGAAAACGTAATAATATTTGATATAAAGTCATCAGGTTTGACAATAGAGGAAGTGTTAAAACAGAACTATGGAATTTCGGGAAGATTATTTAGAAGACTTCAAAAAAACCAGCAAATATATCTTAATAGTAAGATGGCAAAAAGCAATGCAACTGTGAAAAAAGGCGATAAGGTTACAATACATATGGAAGATGAAGTAGAGAATAGTATACCAGTAGATATTCCTATAGATATAATTTATGAGGATTTAGATTTTGTGATTTTGAATAAGCAACCTAATATAGTAGTTCATCCTACTAAGAGCCATCAAGATGACACTATAGCAAATGGCGTAGCCTATTATTTTAATAAAAACAATATTAATAAGAAGGTAAGGTTTATAAATAGGCTAGACATGGGAACGTCGGGAGTACTGGTTATAGCAAAAAACTCTTTTACTCATCAACAAATGTCAAAGCAAATGGAAGAGGGAACAATAGAAAAGAAATACTTAGCTATAGTTAATGGTATTGTAGAGAAAGAAGAAGAAATTATTAATTTGCCTATTGGAAAAGAAGAGAATGAGCCTATGATAAGATCTGTAATGAAAAATGGACAAGAAGCTATAACTAAATATAAAGTAATAGAAAGGCTTAAAGAAGCCACCTTACTTGAGGTAGAAATTGAAACAGGTAGAACTCATCAGATAAGGGTACATATGAAGCATATTGGGCATCCAATAATAGGTGATGAATTATATAATGAGTCAAGTGAATTAATAAACAGGCAGGCTTTACATGCTTTCGAGTTTAAATTTATACATCCTAGAACTGGAGCGGAAAAAGAAATAAACGCTTCTCTTCCAGATGATATGGAAGCATTATTATTAAAGCTTAGAGCTTAA
- the arsB gene encoding ACR3 family arsenite efflux transporter, protein MTKEKAQSGISFFEKYLTIWVAICMIIGVFIGVYRPSIPEFLSRFEYASVSIPVAILIWLMIYPMMLKVDFSSIKKVGENPKGLIITWVTNWLIKPFTMYALALFFFNVVFKKIIPLELAKDYLKGAVLLGAAPCTAMVFVWSHLTKGSPAYTLVQVATNDLIILVGFVPIVAFLLGMSNISIPWKTLFLSVTLFVVIPLAAGWISRVLITKNKGLEYFEKTFIPKFSNVTIIGLLLTLIIIFSFQGQIIVDNPLNIVLIAVPLIIQTFLIFFIAYIWAKAWKLPHSVAAPAGMIGASNFFELAVAVAISLFGLNSGAALATVVGVLVEVPVMLTLVKIANNTRSWFSADK, encoded by the coding sequence ATGACGAAAGAAAAAGCACAATCGGGAATTAGCTTTTTTGAAAAATATCTTACAATATGGGTAGCTATATGCATGATAATAGGAGTATTTATAGGAGTTTATCGACCTAGTATACCAGAGTTTTTAAGCAGATTTGAATATGCAAGTGTGTCCATACCAGTGGCAATTTTAATATGGCTAATGATATATCCTATGATGCTGAAAGTAGATTTCAGTAGTATAAAAAAAGTCGGAGAAAATCCAAAGGGACTTATTATTACATGGGTTACCAATTGGTTAATTAAACCGTTTACCATGTATGCATTAGCACTATTTTTTTTCAATGTAGTATTTAAAAAAATTATTCCCTTAGAGTTAGCAAAAGACTATCTAAAAGGAGCTGTGCTTTTAGGTGCAGCACCTTGTACAGCAATGGTTTTTGTTTGGAGTCATTTAACTAAAGGCAGTCCAGCATATACCCTAGTTCAAGTTGCCACAAATGACCTTATAATTTTAGTTGGATTTGTTCCTATAGTTGCATTTTTGCTAGGTATGAGCAATATATCAATACCCTGGAAAACCTTATTTCTATCAGTTACCCTATTTGTAGTTATACCTCTAGCAGCCGGTTGGATATCGAGGGTATTAATAACGAAAAATAAAGGCTTAGAGTACTTTGAAAAGACCTTTATTCCGAAGTTTAGCAATGTTACAATAATAGGACTTCTGTTAACTTTAATAATAATATTCTCTTTCCAAGGTCAAATAATAGTTGATAATCCGCTAAACATAGTTCTCATAGCAGTGCCGTTAATAATTCAAACATTTCTTATATTTTTTATTGCATACATTTGGGCAAAGGCATGGAAATTACCTCATAGTGTAGCAGCACCCGCTGGAATGATTGGAGCCTCAAATTTCTTTGAGCTTGCCGTAGCAGTTGCCATATCACTATTTGGATTAAATTCTGGAGCTGCATTAGCAACTGTAGTAGGTGTGCTTGTTGAAGTTCCTGTAATGTTGACTCTAGTGAAAATTGCAAACAATACTAGATCTTGGTTCAGTGCAGACAAATAG
- a CDS encoding ATP-dependent metallopeptidase FtsH/Yme1/Tma family protein, whose product MKLLKNKRNLIILFAILSIVIVSAFVFLSSKQELTEISYIEFNKNLENGNIQSVNLTNKEEITGVFKDGKLFRTDNPRTEGFKEKLLNSGVDVKETDGNSTIGDILTMIVVLSAFSGLFYLVSRNSNKLAEKEMTKMSDIDGDGENSSTITFDDVAGNDEVKESLKEMVDFIREPEKYERYGARMPRGVLLYGPPGTGKTLLAKALAGEARVPFFAVTGSDFIQVYAGLGASRIRSLFKKARAAGKCVIFIDEIDALGKKRKGGASNGSSDESDRTLNALLTEMSGFKENQGIIVVAATNRVDTLDEALLRPGRFDRQLEVGLPDINARYKILELHSKNKPISKQVDLRKVAYQTVYFSGAKLESLMNESAMLAARYNDNSINMVHIDKAFYTVIAGEEKKDRSYISIEEKKVTAYHEAGHALVTKLTSPLNRVTKISIIPSTKGAGGFSMNIPPDKLYQSKEDILNHIMVALAGRASEEIIFGKDKITTGALNDLQKATDMLVSMIARYGMDDNTGLLNFEVLLGDNIGSSAYVVDRAKKLIEELYSKTLNLIKENISKLENISERLLINETMDEDELNTIINSAA is encoded by the coding sequence ATGAAGCTGTTAAAGAACAAAAGAAATCTAATTATACTATTTGCTATCCTAAGTATAGTAATAGTATCTGCATTTGTTTTCTTAAGCAGCAAACAGGAATTGACAGAAATATCATATATAGAATTTAACAAAAATCTAGAAAATGGGAATATACAATCTGTTAATCTAACCAATAAGGAAGAAATAACAGGAGTATTTAAAGATGGAAAATTGTTTAGAACAGATAATCCTAGGACTGAAGGATTCAAGGAAAAGCTTCTTAATTCTGGTGTTGATGTGAAGGAAACGGATGGAAATAGTACTATTGGGGATATATTGACTATGATCGTTGTATTATCAGCTTTTAGTGGTTTATTTTACCTTGTTAGTAGAAATTCAAATAAGCTAGCAGAGAAAGAAATGACTAAAATGTCTGATATAGATGGCGATGGAGAGAATTCCTCTACCATAACATTTGACGATGTGGCAGGAAATGATGAGGTAAAAGAAAGCCTAAAGGAAATGGTAGATTTTATAAGAGAACCTGAAAAATATGAAAGATATGGCGCGAGAATGCCTAGAGGGGTATTGCTTTATGGACCACCAGGAACAGGTAAGACACTGCTTGCAAAGGCATTAGCGGGAGAAGCAAGGGTTCCTTTCTTTGCAGTAACAGGCTCAGATTTTATACAAGTATATGCTGGACTTGGCGCAAGCAGGATAAGAAGTCTGTTTAAAAAGGCAAGAGCAGCGGGAAAATGTGTAATATTCATTGATGAAATTGATGCTCTTGGTAAAAAAAGAAAGGGTGGTGCATCAAACGGTTCCTCTGATGAAAGTGATAGAACACTTAATGCGTTGTTAACTGAAATGTCAGGCTTTAAAGAAAATCAAGGGATTATAGTAGTGGCGGCAACCAATAGAGTAGATACTTTAGATGAAGCCTTATTAAGACCAGGAAGATTCGATAGACAGCTTGAGGTAGGTTTACCTGATATAAATGCTAGATATAAGATATTAGAGCTTCATAGTAAAAATAAACCAATAAGCAAGCAAGTTGATTTAAGGAAGGTTGCTTATCAGACAGTTTATTTCAGTGGTGCTAAGCTAGAAAGTTTAATGAATGAATCAGCTATGTTAGCCGCTAGATATAATGATAACAGCATAAATATGGTTCATATAGACAAAGCCTTTTATACTGTAATAGCAGGGGAAGAAAAGAAGGATAGAAGCTATATATCAATTGAAGAAAAAAAAGTTACTGCTTATCATGAGGCAGGCCATGCTTTGGTTACTAAACTAACTTCTCCTTTAAACAGAGTAACTAAAATCAGCATTATTCCAAGTACAAAAGGGGCTGGAGGATTTAGTATGAATATACCCCCAGACAAACTGTATCAGTCTAAGGAAGATATATTAAATCATATTATGGTAGCATTAGCTGGTAGGGCATCTGAAGAAATAATTTTTGGAAAGGATAAAATAACTACTGGGGCATTGAATGATTTACAGAAAGCCACTGATATGCTAGTCTCAATGATAGCAAGATATGGTATGGATGACAATACAGGCTTGTTGAACTTTGAGGTTCTATTAGGAGACAATATTGGAAGCAGTGCATATGTAGTAGATAGAGCGAAAAAGTTAATTGAAGAGCTATATTCAAAGACCTTAAATCTGATTAAAGAAAATATTAGCAAGCTAGAGAATATATCTGAAAGATTATTGATAAATGAAACTATGGATGAAGATGAGCTCAATACTATTATCAATAGTGCTGCTTAG
- a CDS encoding NAD(+)/NADH kinase yields the protein MENGLQGKKIINIIHNDNIRSKETSELLENKLKQYGYIISSEFDYNAELSICIGGDGAFLRAVHKYNFPYMPFVGVNTGHLGFFHEITPENINKFVENYSKGKYNIEDIYLVEAIVCTRTSCIELIGVNEIVIKGIESKVIHLNVSIDDDHLECFSGDGLIISTPSGSTAYNLSAGGSIVYPTLKTLQLTPLCPINSKAYRSLQNSAIIPDGMAIKINPEYRDENTVLIVVDGNQLKYDNVVEIIIKLSDMTLRKLTFHSQNFWSKVRDRFI from the coding sequence TTGGAAAATGGACTGCAAGGAAAAAAAATAATAAACATTATTCATAATGATAATATACGTTCTAAAGAAACTTCTGAGCTTTTAGAAAACAAATTAAAACAATATGGTTATATTATTTCAAGTGAATTCGACTATAATGCAGAGTTAAGTATATGTATTGGTGGAGATGGAGCTTTTTTAAGGGCTGTTCATAAGTACAATTTCCCATATATGCCCTTTGTTGGAGTTAATACAGGCCATTTAGGTTTCTTCCATGAAATAACCCCTGAGAATATCAATAAATTTGTTGAGAATTATTCTAAGGGAAAATATAATATAGAAGATATTTATCTTGTTGAAGCTATCGTATGTACAAGAACTAGCTGTATTGAGCTTATAGGCGTCAATGAAATAGTTATAAAAGGTATAGAATCAAAAGTCATACATCTAAATGTTTCAATAGATGATGATCACTTAGAATGCTTTAGTGGAGATGGATTAATAATATCTACTCCCAGTGGAAGTACTGCCTATAATCTTTCAGCAGGAGGTAGTATAGTTTATCCCACACTAAAAACTTTACAGTTGACTCCCCTTTGTCCAATAAACTCAAAAGCTTATAGGTCTTTACAAAATAGTGCAATCATACCTGATGGAATGGCTATAAAAATCAACCCTGAGTACAGGGATGAGAATACTGTCCTAATTGTAGTAGATGGAAATCAACTAAAATATGATAATGTGGTAGAGATTATAATCAAGCTTTCTGATATGACATTAAGAAAACTCACCTTTCATAGCCAAAACTTCTGGTCTAAGGTTAGAGATAGATTTATATAG
- the arsA gene encoding arsenical pump-driving ATPase has translation MFKEFNLNDINLTKYLFFTGKGGVGKTSTACAMAVSLADKGKKIMLVSTDPASNLQDVFDTELNNKGIPIKEVPNLVVANFEPEAAAAEYRESVLAPYRGKLPEAVLKNMEEQLSGSCTVEIAAFNEFSSFITDKKAEAEYDYIIFDTAPTGHTLRMLQLPSAWTNFINENVHGASCLGQLSGLEDKKEIYKNAVKNLADREKTTLILVSRPETSALKEAERASKELQDIGINNQLLVINGVLKEHDDSLSNAIFEKQQEALEKIPKYLKGVETFQIPLRSYNVTGLENVRAFLTNGEVKQNYDVSNVNNTPELKDVIEELYNTNKKIIFTMGKGGVGKTTIAAAIALELAKKGKNVHLTTTDPAAHLKFVIDESHGITISHIDEKKELEKYRKEVLNKARETMSDDDIAYIEEDLRSPCTQEIAVFRAFAEIVDHSENETVVIDTAPTGHTLLLLDSTQSYNKEIERSHGDIPESAKKLLPKLRNEKETEVIIITLAEATPVYEAMRLQEDLNRAGIHSKWWVINASFYLANTTNEILKAKAKNEIQWINKVDEISKGNFAVIKWITEEVKNENLSKLLK, from the coding sequence ATGTTTAAGGAATTTAATCTAAATGATATAAACCTAACTAAATATTTATTTTTTACAGGAAAAGGTGGAGTTGGTAAGACTTCAACAGCATGTGCTATGGCAGTTTCTCTAGCTGATAAAGGCAAGAAAATAATGCTTGTAAGTACTGATCCAGCTTCAAATCTTCAGGATGTATTTGACACGGAATTAAATAATAAGGGAATTCCTATAAAAGAAGTTCCTAATTTAGTAGTGGCAAATTTTGAACCAGAAGCAGCCGCTGCTGAATATAGGGAAAGTGTATTAGCACCGTATAGAGGGAAACTGCCAGAGGCTGTACTCAAAAACATGGAGGAGCAGCTTTCGGGCTCTTGTACAGTTGAAATAGCAGCTTTCAATGAATTTTCTAGTTTCATAACTGATAAAAAAGCAGAAGCGGAATATGATTATATAATATTTGATACTGCACCTACAGGACATACTTTGAGAATGCTTCAGCTTCCTTCAGCATGGACAAATTTTATCAATGAAAATGTCCATGGTGCATCGTGTCTAGGACAGCTATCAGGACTTGAGGATAAAAAAGAAATCTATAAAAATGCAGTGAAAAATTTAGCTGATAGAGAGAAGACTACACTTATATTAGTATCTAGACCAGAGACCTCAGCACTAAAGGAAGCAGAAAGAGCTTCTAAGGAACTACAAGATATAGGCATAAATAATCAACTATTAGTGATTAATGGAGTACTCAAGGAGCATGATGATTCACTTTCAAATGCTATTTTTGAAAAACAACAAGAAGCTCTAGAGAAAATACCAAAGTATCTTAAAGGTGTTGAAACATTTCAAATTCCACTAAGATCTTATAATGTAACGGGGCTAGAAAATGTGAGAGCTTTTCTGACAAACGGCGAAGTTAAGCAAAACTATGATGTATCAAATGTCAACAATACACCAGAATTAAAGGATGTAATTGAAGAGCTATACAATACCAATAAAAAGATTATTTTTACAATGGGAAAAGGTGGAGTAGGTAAGACTACAATAGCAGCTGCTATAGCTTTAGAATTAGCTAAAAAAGGCAAGAATGTGCATTTGACTACAACTGATCCAGCAGCTCATTTGAAATTTGTTATAGATGAAAGTCATGGTATTACAATAAGTCATATTGATGAAAAAAAGGAATTAGAAAAATATAGGAAAGAAGTATTAAATAAAGCTAGAGAGACAATGAGTGATGACGATATTGCATATATTGAAGAGGATTTAAGATCGCCTTGTACTCAAGAAATAGCAGTATTTAGAGCATTTGCAGAAATAGTGGACCATTCAGAAAATGAAACAGTAGTTATTGATACGGCTCCTACAGGGCATACTTTACTATTGCTGGATTCAACTCAAAGTTACAATAAGGAAATAGAGCGTTCCCATGGGGATATTCCAGAGTCTGCAAAAAAACTTCTACCTAAGCTAAGGAATGAAAAGGAAACAGAAGTAATCATAATTACGCTTGCTGAAGCTACCCCTGTTTATGAAGCAATGAGATTACAAGAGGATTTAAATAGAGCAGGCATTCACAGCAAATGGTGGGTTATTAATGCAAGCTTCTATTTAGCTAATACAACAAATGAGATATTAAAAGCAAAGGCAAAGAATGAAATACAATGGATAAATAAAGTAGATGAAATATCAAAAGGAAACTTTGCAGTAATTAAGTGGATTACAGAAGAAGTGAAGAATGAAAATCTAAGCAAGCTCTTAAAATAG
- a CDS encoding PadR family transcriptional regulator, with the protein MSYSSEILRGNTETIILAILMEKDSYGYEIMKTIIERGKGLIDIKDATIYTAFKRMEKDKWIESYWGNEESGARRKYYRITSEGRATYIQKVNEWKEVTIIMNNLIGSGL; encoded by the coding sequence TTGAGTTATTCAAGCGAAATTTTGAGAGGAAATACAGAAACCATTATTTTAGCCATTCTCATGGAAAAAGATTCTTACGGTTATGAAATTATGAAAACCATCATAGAACGTGGAAAAGGATTAATAGATATAAAAGATGCCACTATCTATACTGCCTTTAAGCGTATGGAAAAGGATAAATGGATTGAAAGTTATTGGGGAAATGAAGAAAGTGGCGCAAGAAGGAAATATTATAGAATTACCTCAGAAGGTAGGGCAACATATATTCAGAAAGTCAATGAATGGAAAGAAGTAACTATAATTATGAATAATTTGATTGGGAGTGGATTATAA